From the genome of Devriesea agamarum, one region includes:
- a CDS encoding HPr family phosphocarrier protein: protein MAERTVTIASASGLHARPAAIFSKAAAGQPVAVTIEKAGGKPVRASSILMLMTLGAGHGEEVTLRAEGEGAEEAVSALAALLEKDLDAES, encoded by the coding sequence ATGGCAGAACGCACCGTCACTATCGCCAGTGCCTCCGGACTGCATGCCCGCCCCGCCGCCATTTTCTCCAAAGCCGCTGCCGGGCAGCCGGTTGCGGTCACCATCGAAAAGGCCGGGGGCAAACCCGTGCGCGCATCCAGCATCCTTATGCTGATGACACTGGGCGCCGGACACGGCGAAGAGGTCACGCTGCGCGCCGAAGGCGAAGGAGCAGAAGAAGCGGTCTCCGCTTTAGCAGCCCTGCTGGAGAAAGATCTCGACGCCGAAAGCTGA
- the argF gene encoding ornithine carbamoyltransferase: MAITSTSHFQGRSLLSTRDFTRDELSWLIGFSMHLKELKQHRIPHPYLTGRNIALLFEKTSTRTRAAFTVAAQDLGAHAEFLGKADIQLGKKESVRDTALVLGSMFDGLEFRGFQHAHVEELAKYAGVPVWNGLTDQEHPTQMIADFMTIVEEFGELSGRTLAYFGQGRNNVQNSLMLTSAILGMDYVNATPPELAPDPEILSLAQEFAKDSGASITVTHDPLEAARKADVVYTNVWAAMGEEDQFAERVRLMRPYQVNAELVSHIENPDYIVMHCLPAFHNADTEYARDIEQRFGISAMEITDDVFYGDHARHFKQAENRMHSIKAIMAATLGNLYVPHV; this comes from the coding sequence ATGGCTATTACGTCTACGTCGCATTTTCAAGGGCGCAGCCTGCTTTCCACTCGCGATTTCACACGCGATGAGCTCAGCTGGCTCATCGGGTTCTCGATGCATCTGAAGGAACTCAAACAACATCGCATTCCGCACCCCTATCTGACCGGGCGCAATATCGCCCTCCTGTTTGAAAAGACCTCCACCAGGACCCGAGCAGCATTTACCGTTGCCGCCCAGGATCTCGGCGCCCACGCCGAATTCCTCGGCAAGGCTGACATTCAACTCGGCAAAAAAGAGTCGGTGCGAGATACCGCCCTGGTACTCGGTTCCATGTTCGACGGATTGGAGTTCCGAGGCTTCCAGCACGCTCACGTTGAAGAGCTCGCCAAATACGCGGGGGTCCCCGTCTGGAACGGGCTCACCGACCAAGAACATCCCACCCAGATGATCGCCGACTTCATGACCATCGTGGAAGAGTTCGGTGAGCTGTCGGGCCGCACCCTCGCCTATTTCGGGCAGGGCCGCAACAACGTTCAAAATTCCCTGATGCTCACGAGCGCCATCCTCGGCATGGATTACGTGAATGCAACCCCTCCGGAGCTAGCCCCCGATCCAGAGATCCTGTCACTGGCTCAGGAGTTCGCTAAAGACTCCGGGGCGAGCATTACCGTCACCCACGATCCGCTGGAAGCCGCGCGCAAAGCTGATGTGGTGTACACCAACGTGTGGGCGGCGATGGGCGAGGAGGACCAGTTCGCTGAACGAGTTCGCCTGATGCGCCCCTACCAAGTCAACGCGGAACTCGTGAGCCACATCGAAAACCCCGATTACATCGTGATGCACTGCCTCCCGGCATTCCACAACGCTGATACCGAGTATGCCCGGGATATTGAGCAGAGATTCGGAATCTCCGCAATGGAGATCACCGACGACGTCTTTTACGGGGACCATGCACGGCACTTCAAACAGGCCGAAAATCGCATGCATTCCATTAAGGCCATCATGGCCGCCACCCTTGGCAATCTGTACGTTCCCCACGTCTGA
- the rocD gene encoding ornithine--oxo-acid transaminase, translating to MSTDAMTTTDDRPQSSHLANNYLPLPITIASADGCRVTDINGKTYIDALAGYSALNFGHRHPRLLEAARRQLDRITLTSRAFHSDTLGPFTDALAALIAKDVVLPMNTGAEAVETALKVARRWGHQVKGVIADSGTIVVMGGNFHGRTTTIISFSDDDTARAGFGPYTPGFLSVPFGDAEALRWALTDHPDVIAVLLEPIQGEQGVMIPPSGYLKTVRELCTEHHALMIADEVQSGLGRTGYTLAIDHDHVVPDIITLGKALGGGIIPVSAVLANHDVMDVITPGSHGSTFGGNPLACAVATEVVAMLETGEFQARAKSLETPFHNGLEALIGDGVVSVRVRGLWAGVDIDPKLATGKEICLAMAEHGVLAKETHGSTIRLAPPLTISEDDLQEIIGVLRTVIAARH from the coding sequence ATGAGCACTGATGCTATGACGACCACTGACGATCGCCCCCAGTCCTCGCACCTCGCTAACAATTACTTACCCCTTCCGATCACCATCGCCTCCGCAGACGGCTGCCGCGTCACCGACATCAACGGCAAAACATATATCGATGCCCTCGCCGGATACTCGGCACTGAACTTCGGCCACCGACATCCCCGCCTACTCGAAGCCGCCCGGCGCCAGCTCGACCGCATCACCCTGACCAGCCGAGCCTTCCACTCCGACACCCTTGGCCCGTTCACCGATGCCCTTGCAGCCCTCATCGCCAAAGACGTCGTCCTGCCCATGAACACCGGGGCCGAAGCCGTGGAAACCGCCCTGAAGGTCGCCCGACGATGGGGACATCAGGTGAAAGGGGTCATCGCCGACAGCGGCACCATCGTCGTCATGGGCGGCAATTTCCACGGACGCACCACCACCATCATCTCGTTCTCCGACGACGACACCGCCCGCGCAGGATTCGGCCCCTACACCCCAGGATTCCTCTCCGTACCGTTTGGCGACGCTGAAGCGCTGCGCTGGGCGCTGACCGATCACCCGGATGTGATCGCCGTACTGCTCGAACCCATCCAGGGCGAGCAAGGCGTCATGATCCCTCCATCCGGGTACCTCAAGACGGTCCGGGAACTGTGCACTGAGCATCACGCACTGATGATCGCCGACGAAGTACAGTCCGGCCTTGGCCGCACCGGCTACACGCTCGCCATTGACCACGACCACGTCGTGCCCGACATCATCACCCTGGGCAAAGCCCTGGGAGGCGGCATCATTCCGGTATCGGCAGTTCTGGCAAACCACGACGTCATGGACGTCATCACCCCCGGATCCCATGGCTCTACCTTCGGGGGCAACCCCCTGGCCTGCGCGGTTGCCACCGAAGTTGTCGCCATGCTGGAGACCGGAGAGTTCCAAGCCCGCGCTAAATCGCTGGAAACCCCATTTCACAATGGCTTGGAGGCACTGATCGGGGACGGTGTGGTGTCCGTGCGAGTGCGCGGTCTGTGGGCCGGAGTCGACATCGATCCCAAACTGGCCACGGGGAAAGAGATCTGCTTGGCGATGGCCGAACACGGCGTGCTCGCCAAAGAGACCCACGGATCCACAATCCGACTCGCTCCGCCACTGACTATCTCAGAAGATGACCTTCAGGAAATCATCGGTGTCTTGCGCACGGTGATCGCCGCACGGCACTGA
- a CDS encoding GtrA family protein, translated as MSHGNIRTRQKSSGWYERFRKLIATHLAPTLKFLTVGGLVFFVDAAIYNALVFWDPSVEDGILGNIGLGGWGRGVLFSQPLTAKIIAISFASILTYIGNRLWTFRDRGARTTPRSLAAFVLVNIIATLLQLACLGFSRYVLGFDSQLADNISGTIIGQLISTSFRYITYGRYVFTPGAILPGERHAHAHQHESEPPVSVGTSHHLPFANPDQMGHHEYVHQTRAGIEPDRPAR; from the coding sequence ATGAGCCACGGAAACATTCGTACCCGCCAGAAGTCCTCTGGCTGGTACGAACGTTTTCGCAAACTCATCGCCACACATCTGGCACCCACCCTGAAATTTCTCACCGTCGGCGGACTGGTTTTTTTCGTCGACGCGGCAATTTACAACGCACTCGTATTCTGGGATCCCTCGGTTGAAGATGGGATACTCGGAAATATCGGGTTAGGTGGTTGGGGTCGAGGAGTTCTATTTAGTCAGCCTTTAACCGCAAAAATCATTGCGATTAGCTTCGCTTCAATCCTCACCTATATCGGAAACCGGTTATGGACTTTTCGTGATCGCGGTGCGCGCACCACGCCCCGATCACTCGCCGCCTTCGTCCTGGTCAATATCATCGCCACCCTCCTCCAGTTAGCCTGCCTCGGCTTCTCACGCTACGTCCTGGGCTTTGACAGCCAGCTGGCCGACAATATTTCCGGCACCATCATCGGCCAGTTGATTAGCACCTCGTTCCGCTACATCACCTACGGACGCTACGTCTTCACCCCCGGCGCCATCTTACCCGGAGAGCGCCACGCACACGCGCATCAGCATGAGTCAGAGCCTCCGGTTTCCGTCGGCACAAGTCACCATCTTCCCTTCGCAAACCCCGACCAGATGGGACACCATGAGTACGTACACCAGACCCGTGCTGGAATCGAACCAGATCGTCCTGCACGGTAA
- a CDS encoding ABC transporter permease: MTFVLNALSWIFAPANQTGVNGIWNRLWEHFWYTVIAVAITCLVMVPLGWLIGHTRKGRGLAVAATGAARSLPTLGLITLFALLLPLGLMAPMLAFIVLAAPSVLAGAYTGIEAVPRVVVDTARAQGMTEWQILWRVEIPLGLPLLIGGIRSAVLQVVATATLAAYVGAGGLGRYVFLGLKTQDYTQMLAGSILVVALAVVLEVVLLILQRVSRPGGVDAR; the protein is encoded by the coding sequence ATGACTTTCGTTCTGAACGCTCTCAGCTGGATCTTTGCCCCTGCGAACCAGACCGGTGTGAACGGAATCTGGAACCGGCTGTGGGAACACTTTTGGTACACCGTGATTGCAGTGGCTATCACCTGCCTGGTGATGGTTCCGCTGGGTTGGTTAATCGGCCATACGCGCAAGGGTCGAGGCTTGGCGGTGGCCGCCACCGGTGCCGCTCGTTCACTGCCCACCCTCGGGTTGATCACGCTATTTGCGCTGCTGCTTCCACTCGGGTTGATGGCGCCGATGCTCGCTTTCATCGTGCTTGCGGCCCCGTCAGTGCTGGCTGGTGCCTACACCGGGATCGAAGCGGTTCCCCGGGTCGTGGTAGATACGGCGCGCGCCCAGGGGATGACCGAGTGGCAGATTCTCTGGCGGGTGGAGATCCCGCTGGGGTTGCCGCTTCTCATCGGAGGGATTCGCTCGGCAGTCTTGCAGGTGGTGGCTACGGCGACCTTGGCGGCCTATGTCGGAGCGGGTGGGCTTGGACGGTACGTCTTCCTCGGACTCAAAACCCAGGACTACACCCAGATGCTAGCCGGGTCCATTCTGGTTGTGGCGCTGGCTGTGGTGCTGGAAGTTGTTCTGCTCATCCTGCAAAGAGTCAGCAGGCCCGGAGGTGTTGACGCCCGGTAA
- a CDS encoding PTS sugar transporter subunit IIA: protein MLESNQIVLHGKAQDLTSAITEAGNLLVAAGAVEPPYVRSMIEREKTISTFIGGGLAIPHGTLESQEHIKRTAMSFVRYVNPIDWNGDAVSFVIGIAGQGDEHVSLLQRIAVAVDDPAQVARLQRASTTQEILNVLERNA, encoded by the coding sequence GTGCTGGAATCGAACCAGATCGTCCTGCACGGTAAGGCCCAGGACCTCACCTCTGCCATTACCGAGGCGGGCAACCTCCTGGTCGCTGCCGGGGCAGTTGAACCGCCCTATGTGCGCTCCATGATCGAACGGGAAAAAACCATCTCCACATTTATCGGCGGCGGCCTCGCCATCCCCCACGGCACCCTCGAATCCCAGGAACACATTAAGCGCACCGCCATGTCGTTCGTACGGTATGTCAATCCCATCGACTGGAACGGCGACGCGGTATCGTTTGTCATCGGAATCGCTGGCCAGGGCGATGAGCACGTATCGCTCCTGCAACGAATCGCCGTTGCCGTTGATGACCCGGCCCAGGTCGCACGACTTCAGCGAGCATCCACAACACAGGAGATCCTGAACGTTCTGGAAAGGAATGCATAA
- a CDS encoding ABC transporter substrate-binding protein, translated as MTPTEKIHRPYSRRAFAGVVGSAAITLAVTACGGGGDPLAQDKPTPAGTADATDAIVIGSQQYYSNEIIAELFAQIIEHAGRPVKRELRIGQREVYMKEITAGKIDVFPEYSGNLLQYLDKKATAKDPDAIQAALGTALPDGLRVLPAAAASDQDSYNVTAEFAQDHGLASLADLAKITTPLAIAANSEFETRPYGPSGLETVYGVKNASVTPVEDSGGPLTVKALLDGEVQLADIYSADPAIGKNSLVTLKDPKHLILPQNIIPLVSKKIDDKLAAAIKSVTDALTTDELIQMNTASVDKQRKADVIAREWLASKGLTA; from the coding sequence ATGACCCCGACCGAGAAGATTCATCGACCATATAGCCGACGCGCCTTTGCCGGAGTTGTTGGGTCAGCCGCGATTACGTTGGCCGTGACGGCGTGCGGAGGAGGTGGCGACCCCCTTGCCCAGGACAAACCGACCCCGGCTGGAACGGCGGATGCCACAGATGCCATTGTGATTGGTTCCCAGCAGTACTACTCCAATGAGATCATCGCTGAGCTCTTCGCCCAGATCATCGAGCATGCGGGTCGCCCGGTGAAGCGGGAGCTGAGGATCGGTCAGCGCGAGGTCTACATGAAGGAGATCACCGCCGGGAAGATCGACGTCTTCCCTGAATATTCGGGTAACCTCCTGCAATACCTCGATAAGAAAGCCACCGCCAAAGATCCCGACGCGATCCAGGCGGCCCTGGGCACAGCGCTTCCCGACGGGTTGCGGGTGCTTCCCGCCGCCGCAGCCAGTGACCAGGATTCCTACAACGTCACTGCGGAATTCGCCCAGGACCACGGACTTGCGTCGCTGGCGGATCTCGCGAAAATCACGACGCCGCTGGCTATTGCCGCTAATAGCGAATTTGAGACCCGGCCTTACGGCCCCAGTGGGCTGGAGACGGTCTACGGCGTGAAAAATGCCTCGGTGACTCCTGTGGAGGATTCCGGCGGCCCGCTCACGGTGAAAGCCCTGCTCGATGGTGAAGTGCAGCTTGCCGACATCTACAGCGCCGATCCAGCAATCGGGAAAAATTCGCTGGTCACCTTAAAGGATCCCAAGCATCTGATTCTTCCGCAGAACATCATTCCACTGGTCAGCAAGAAGATCGACGACAAGCTCGCGGCGGCGATTAAGTCCGTGACGGATGCGCTCACCACCGACGAGCTGATCCAGATGAACACAGCTAGCGTCGATAAACAGCGCAAGGCCGACGTGATCGCGCGCGAATGGCTGGCGTCGAAGGGGCTGACCGCGTAA
- a CDS encoding ABC transporter ATP-binding protein yields the protein MIEFDAVSKHYPGGSIAVNNFSLSVPARGTTVFVGSSGCGKTTLLRMVNRMVEPTSGRILIDGQDIRDQNPVHLRRSIGYVPQAAGLLPHRSVLVNIATVPRLTGSSRRDACARARDLLDVVGLDPSLGDRYPSELSGGQQQRVAVARALAAEPNILLMDEPFGAVDPIVRADLQQELLRLQDELDKTIVFVTHDIDEAFLLGDNVVIFRVGGEIAQVGTPEEILSAPADDFVSDFVGLGRGNRTLRIQERHGVKVVVDSHGRAAGILDGGVSAGPGGANATPTAHEQDGSA from the coding sequence ATGATCGAGTTTGACGCCGTAAGCAAGCACTATCCGGGCGGCTCCATTGCCGTCAACAACTTCTCCCTCAGCGTTCCAGCCCGCGGCACCACCGTGTTCGTGGGTTCCAGCGGCTGCGGAAAAACCACCCTGCTGCGCATGGTGAATCGGATGGTTGAACCCACCTCGGGGCGGATCCTGATCGACGGCCAGGACATCCGGGATCAAAATCCAGTCCACCTGCGGCGCAGCATCGGCTATGTGCCCCAAGCCGCGGGCCTGCTTCCTCACCGCAGTGTGCTGGTCAACATTGCCACAGTGCCGAGGCTGACAGGTTCCTCCCGTCGAGATGCCTGTGCCCGAGCGAGAGACCTGCTGGATGTTGTGGGCTTAGACCCCTCGCTCGGTGACCGATATCCGAGCGAGCTGTCCGGTGGGCAGCAGCAGCGGGTCGCGGTTGCCCGTGCGCTCGCCGCTGAACCGAATATTTTGTTGATGGATGAACCGTTCGGGGCGGTGGACCCGATCGTGCGGGCCGATCTGCAGCAGGAACTCCTCAGGCTGCAAGACGAGCTCGATAAGACCATTGTGTTCGTGACCCACGACATCGACGAAGCGTTCCTGCTCGGCGATAACGTGGTAATTTTCCGAGTCGGCGGTGAGATTGCCCAGGTGGGTACCCCGGAAGAGATCTTGTCTGCCCCTGCCGATGACTTTGTCTCGGATTTCGTCGGCCTCGGTCGCGGCAACCGCACTTTGCGGATTCAAGAACGCCACGGGGTGAAAGTGGTGGTGGATTCGCATGGGCGCGCTGCCGGGATTCTCGACGGCGGAGTGAGCGCTGGACCCGGTGGTGCCAACGCCACCCCTACCGCGCATGAACAGGACGGCTCGGCCTGA
- a CDS encoding YfcC family protein encodes MSNASAAASGAASVPQPPVPPAKSAKKKERKAPNTYVILFLIIAFIAVLTWFIPGGAYKTDDAGRAIAGTFQHVKAAPQGLWDVFMAPITGMLGSKTISAAIPISLFVMLFGSFLEMMDRTGALRIGLRRVALASQGRLLLLIAVLVTIMSIMGTIEGAYEEGVVYLLMFMPILLVMGLDTVTAAMIVVVGTQVGCLASTINPFGVGIASGIAGVSVGDGMGMRAIMFVVFTAVAIAMIYLYARRVQANPSRSMQHFRRDDDIKEFAASGSDGVERMVGRQKAALCLFIATFAIMVVSLIPWTSLNSSWTFFGDIAAWIAQTPVLREVLGSDITPMGTWYFAELSMMLLVMTFIIGKVMGYDANKNVDIIIAGAANLVPTALIVAMARGIQVVMDDGKITPTILHMGEDSLSSLPPVVFAIVALVFYFLIACLIPSSSGLAAATMGIMASLARFANIPEPLMVTIFGMALGLAKMVTPTSIVLMTCLQAAHISYARWLRFIWLYVVALFALCCVFLIVAVLI; translated from the coding sequence ATGTCTAATGCTTCTGCTGCCGCGTCCGGCGCAGCCTCCGTCCCCCAGCCGCCTGTGCCCCCGGCAAAATCAGCCAAGAAAAAAGAACGCAAGGCTCCCAATACCTACGTCATTCTGTTCCTGATCATCGCGTTCATTGCCGTCCTCACCTGGTTCATTCCCGGGGGTGCTTACAAAACCGACGACGCTGGGCGTGCCATTGCGGGAACCTTCCAGCACGTTAAGGCTGCGCCCCAGGGCCTGTGGGACGTGTTCATGGCGCCAATTACCGGCATGCTCGGGTCGAAGACGATATCGGCCGCTATTCCCATCTCCCTGTTCGTGATGCTGTTCGGCTCCTTCTTGGAGATGATGGATCGCACCGGCGCTCTGCGGATCGGACTGCGCCGAGTAGCTTTGGCGAGCCAAGGCCGCTTGCTGCTGTTGATCGCGGTCCTGGTCACGATCATGTCGATCATGGGCACGATTGAAGGGGCGTACGAAGAGGGCGTCGTCTACCTGCTGATGTTCATGCCGATTCTGCTGGTGATGGGGCTAGACACAGTAACCGCAGCCATGATCGTGGTGGTCGGAACGCAGGTCGGCTGCTTGGCATCGACAATCAACCCGTTCGGCGTCGGCATCGCCTCGGGCATCGCCGGGGTCTCTGTCGGCGACGGGATGGGCATGCGCGCCATCATGTTCGTAGTCTTCACCGCTGTGGCCATCGCCATGATCTACCTATATGCGCGGCGAGTTCAGGCCAACCCCAGCCGTTCGATGCAGCATTTCCGTCGCGACGACGACATCAAAGAGTTCGCGGCGTCCGGCTCCGACGGTGTCGAACGCATGGTCGGCCGCCAAAAGGCCGCGCTATGTCTATTCATCGCGACGTTCGCCATCATGGTGGTCTCACTCATTCCGTGGACGTCCCTGAACTCATCGTGGACGTTCTTTGGGGACATCGCCGCATGGATCGCCCAGACCCCTGTTCTTAGGGAAGTTCTCGGTTCGGACATCACCCCCATGGGCACCTGGTACTTCGCTGAGCTCTCGATGATGCTCTTGGTGATGACCTTCATCATCGGCAAGGTCATGGGCTATGACGCAAACAAGAACGTGGACATCATCATTGCGGGTGCCGCAAACCTAGTGCCCACCGCTTTGATCGTGGCGATGGCCCGCGGCATCCAAGTGGTGATGGATGACGGCAAGATCACCCCCACCATCTTGCACATGGGTGAGGATTCCCTGTCGTCACTGCCGCCGGTGGTCTTCGCGATTGTGGCACTGGTGTTCTACTTCTTGATCGCCTGCCTGATCCCCAGCTCCTCCGGACTGGCCGCAGCCACCATGGGAATCATGGCTTCTCTGGCCCGGTTCGCAAACATTCCCGAACCACTCATGGTCACGATTTTCGGTATGGCGCTGGGCCTGGCCAAGATGGTGACACCCACCTCGATTGTGCTCATGACCTGTCTGCAAGCCGCCCATATTTCCTATGCTCGATGGCTGCGATTCATTTGGCTGTACGTGGTGGCGTTGTTCGCGCTGTGCTGCGTCTTCCTGATCGTGGCGGTCCTGATCTGA
- the thiD gene encoding bifunctional hydroxymethylpyrimidine kinase/phosphomethylpyrimidine kinase has translation MVQVALSIAGSEASGGAGAQTDLKTFHQLGVFGCVALTCIVSFDPEHDWAHRFVPVEPTVIADQVEAATAVHTIDTVKIGMLGTPATIEAVREALGRQPWRHVVLDPVLICKGQEPGAALDTDRALKEKILPLATVVTPNHFEAMALSGMERIDTVEDLEEAARRIHDLGVPYVLAKGGVVLDGSDAVDVFFDGRELTRLSAPKIGHERVSGAGCSLAAAITAELAKGTEPLEAAQIAKALVTSSIENRMQGRAPFDCVWQGAYQAS, from the coding sequence ATGGTTCAGGTTGCGCTGTCTATTGCAGGTTCAGAAGCGTCGGGAGGGGCGGGTGCGCAGACGGATCTGAAGACTTTCCATCAGCTGGGGGTATTCGGCTGTGTGGCGCTTACCTGCATCGTGTCCTTCGACCCCGAGCACGACTGGGCGCACCGTTTCGTTCCGGTGGAACCGACGGTGATCGCGGACCAGGTCGAGGCAGCAACCGCCGTTCACACCATCGACACGGTGAAAATCGGCATGCTCGGAACTCCGGCGACTATCGAAGCAGTGCGAGAAGCCCTAGGGCGGCAGCCGTGGCGGCACGTTGTTTTGGATCCGGTGCTGATCTGTAAGGGGCAGGAACCCGGCGCTGCTCTTGACACCGACCGTGCGTTGAAAGAGAAAATCTTGCCCTTGGCGACGGTAGTGACCCCGAATCACTTCGAGGCCATGGCTCTATCTGGCATGGAGCGCATCGACACTGTGGAAGATCTCGAAGAAGCGGCGCGGCGCATCCACGATCTGGGAGTTCCCTATGTGTTAGCCAAGGGTGGTGTGGTTTTGGATGGCTCGGATGCTGTGGACGTGTTTTTCGACGGCCGCGAGCTTACCCGCCTGTCAGCTCCGAAGATCGGCCACGAGCGAGTCTCCGGTGCCGGATGCTCGCTGGCGGCGGCGATCACGGCGGAACTAGCGAAGGGAACCGAGCCGTTGGAGGCGGCCCAGATCGCAAAAGCTCTGGTGACCAGCTCCATTGAGAACCGCATGCAGGGCCGTGCCCCCTTTGACTGCGTGTGGCAGGGTGCATACCAGGCGTCCTGA
- a CDS encoding dimethylarginine dimethylaminohydrolase family protein — MSEDKVYVSNATNVLRKVMMCSPEHYRFNAINVITAEWMRKGDTEKNDVMVREWETLVQAYQDNGVEVVRVPADPMCQVMTFSRDYGCMVKEGAIIGHFRHPARQVETERYESVLKQMGVPIIARVNAGCMEGGDFWMLDEHTLVFGLVDRTDKAGVANLREQLWKYGYTVLGIEVPPDNLHLDMCFNIVAEKVCLAVVDQLPYQFLAAIKRRGFEIIPVAAEDVFKHGCNVQAIGDGKVIAIEKNKHINDRMRALGLDIIEVPFDQILHAGGGPHCLTQPIERP, encoded by the coding sequence ATGTCAGAGGATAAGGTTTACGTTTCCAACGCCACCAATGTTCTGCGCAAAGTCATGATGTGCTCGCCCGAGCACTATCGCTTCAATGCGATCAACGTGATCACCGCAGAATGGATGCGTAAGGGAGACACCGAGAAAAATGATGTGATGGTGCGCGAGTGGGAAACCCTCGTGCAGGCATACCAGGACAATGGCGTCGAGGTTGTTCGGGTACCCGCCGACCCGATGTGTCAGGTGATGACCTTCTCCCGGGACTACGGGTGCATGGTCAAGGAAGGCGCGATTATCGGCCATTTCCGTCATCCGGCCCGTCAGGTCGAGACAGAGCGCTATGAATCGGTGCTGAAGCAGATGGGCGTTCCGATCATTGCCCGCGTCAACGCCGGGTGCATGGAGGGCGGAGATTTCTGGATGCTTGATGAGCACACCCTGGTCTTCGGCCTCGTAGACCGCACCGATAAAGCCGGTGTCGCAAACCTCCGCGAACAGCTGTGGAAATACGGGTACACGGTACTGGGCATCGAAGTACCGCCGGATAACCTGCACCTGGACATGTGCTTCAACATTGTCGCGGAGAAGGTGTGCCTGGCAGTGGTGGATCAGCTTCCCTACCAATTCCTGGCCGCAATTAAACGGCGCGGATTCGAGATTATTCCGGTCGCCGCTGAGGATGTGTTTAAGCACGGATGCAATGTGCAGGCCATCGGCGATGGCAAGGTCATTGCCATCGAAAAGAATAAGCACATCAATGACCGGATGCGGGCGCTGGGACT
- a CDS encoding ferritin, giving the protein MKLNADLEKMFNDQITMEFQAAITYRQLAIEADEQNLVGMASWLRHQADEEIVHANKFIDHVVDRDNHASIGTIPAPSLRPGLSAKEIFEAALAHEKKVSESIRALYRACDAAGDLDSRPLLNWFLDEQIEEEATASEILGRIELIGDDGSGLLRLDAELGARPAGTTENSGS; this is encoded by the coding sequence ATGAAGCTGAATGCAGACCTTGAGAAAATGTTCAACGACCAGATCACGATGGAGTTCCAGGCGGCGATTACATACCGCCAGCTAGCCATCGAAGCAGACGAGCAGAACCTGGTGGGCATGGCCTCATGGCTTCGCCACCAGGCCGACGAAGAGATCGTTCACGCCAACAAGTTCATCGACCACGTGGTGGATCGCGACAACCACGCGAGCATCGGCACCATCCCGGCACCCTCGCTGCGCCCAGGTCTAAGCGCCAAGGAGATTTTTGAGGCCGCTCTGGCACATGAAAAGAAGGTGTCTGAGTCCATCCGTGCGCTGTACCGCGCCTGCGATGCGGCCGGTGACCTCGACTCGCGTCCGTTGCTGAACTGGTTCCTCGATGAGCAGATCGAGGAAGAAGCGACCGCTAGCGAAATCCTCGGTCGAATCGAGCTGATTGGTGACGACGGTTCCGGCCTGCTGCGCTTGGACGCTGAACTTGGCGCCCGTCCGGCGGGTACCACGGAAAACTCCGGTAGCTGA
- a CDS encoding ABC transporter permease, producing MWLTRNFDVITSATLAHLAQALPAIALSFLISVPLAKLASRTGWLRGTVTVGTGLLYAIPSLPLFIVLPLILGTGIRDPLNIVVALTMYGLALMVPAASEAFRSVDADVLASATAQGYAPLARFMRVELPLAGPVLLAGLRVVTVSTVSLVTVGAVLGVNSLGQLFTDGIQRGILSEIMTGILATAVLALVLDRLLVIVGFIAMPWTRRRGGAR from the coding sequence ATGTGGCTGACTCGTAACTTTGACGTCATCACGTCGGCGACGCTGGCGCATCTCGCCCAGGCGCTACCCGCAATTGCGCTGTCGTTTCTGATTTCGGTGCCGCTTGCGAAACTGGCAAGTCGCACCGGATGGTTGCGGGGCACCGTGACCGTGGGAACCGGACTTTTATACGCGATACCGTCCCTTCCCTTGTTTATTGTGCTGCCGTTAATTCTCGGCACCGGTATCCGAGATCCACTGAACATCGTCGTCGCTCTCACCATGTATGGGCTTGCTCTGATGGTGCCGGCGGCCTCTGAAGCGTTCCGCAGCGTCGATGCGGATGTGCTGGCATCCGCCACCGCCCAAGGGTATGCGCCGCTGGCACGTTTCATGCGTGTAGAGCTGCCGTTGGCCGGACCGGTGTTGCTGGCCGGGCTGCGCGTGGTAACCGTCAGCACCGTGTCGCTGGTAACGGTAGGGGCTGTGCTCGGTGTCAACAGCCTCGGTCAACTGTTCACGGACGGAATTCAGCGCGGCATCCTCTCTGAAATCATGACCGGAATCCTCGCCACCGCCGTGCTCGCATTGGTGCTGGACCGCCTGCTGGTCATTGTCGGATTCATCGCAATGCCTTGGACTAGGCGGCGAGGAGGTGCGCGATGA